One Aulosira sp. FACHB-615 genomic window carries:
- a CDS encoding 1-acyl-sn-glycerol-3-phosphate acyltransferase, which translates to MINQQSENVFHQTLETSSDKSYKFSWFDWVCLWYPPGWLVLFNRHWQHYHSDPDGWNWLEYILFLIPGGFYLALIIRWLRLGCRPPRKEVGEFNPKYQQAFRQEILAPIVKYYFQGELQHIEHLPPTGPMIVAMNHAGMCFPWDFLTLGYLLGETREWVVQPLANVSLFEHPWMIWWLPSQWSQVLGAVRAEIHNFETAIADGRILLYAPEGIRGPGKGWQKRYQLQKFDISFIQLSDRYQIPIMPVICIGSESLHPWTVNSKKLQRIIKLPFLPISPLMFILLLFPSMGVWAMKTRLQYFIQPLEQQIHTSKDRADIYQKAQLLRNKLQTQVTRMLNNVNS; encoded by the coding sequence GTGATTAATCAACAATCCGAGAATGTCTTTCACCAAACGCTAGAAACATCTTCCGATAAAAGCTATAAATTTAGTTGGTTTGATTGGGTTTGTCTGTGGTATCCGCCAGGATGGTTAGTTTTGTTTAACCGTCACTGGCAACATTATCATAGTGACCCAGATGGTTGGAATTGGTTGGAATATATATTATTTCTGATACCTGGCGGGTTTTATTTAGCACTAATAATTCGATGGTTGCGCTTGGGTTGTCGTCCTCCCAGAAAAGAAGTTGGAGAATTTAACCCCAAATATCAGCAAGCTTTTCGGCAAGAAATTTTAGCCCCAATTGTGAAATATTATTTTCAGGGAGAACTGCAACACATTGAGCATTTACCGCCAACAGGGCCAATGATTGTGGCGATGAATCATGCGGGGATGTGTTTCCCTTGGGATTTTCTGACTTTGGGTTATTTATTGGGTGAGACACGGGAATGGGTAGTGCAACCCTTAGCCAATGTCTCTTTATTTGAACATCCTTGGATGATTTGGTGGCTACCATCCCAATGGTCGCAGGTATTAGGTGCAGTGCGAGCAGAAATTCATAACTTCGAGACAGCGATCGCAGATGGTAGAATTTTACTGTATGCACCAGAAGGCATACGCGGGCCTGGTAAAGGTTGGCAGAAACGCTATCAACTGCAAAAATTCGATATCAGCTTTATTCAGTTGAGCGATCGTTATCAAATTCCGATTATGCCAGTAATTTGCATCGGTAGCGAATCTTTACACCCTTGGACTGTTAATAGTAAAAAGTTACAACGCATCATCAAACTACCATTTTTACCCATATCACCATTAATGTTTATCTTGCTATTATTTCCCTCAATGGGAGTTTGGGCAATGAAAACACGCTTACAATACTTTATTCAACCCTTAGAACAGCAGATTCATACAAGTAAAGACCGTGCTGATATTTATCAAAAAGCTCAACTATTGAGAAATAAATTGCAAACTCAAGTTACTCGAATGTTGAATAATGTAAACTCGTAG
- a CDS encoding NADP-dependent oxidoreductase, translated as MSDLINKQILLKSRPVGEPKASDFALVEAPISEPGEGEVLSRTIYLSLDPYMRGLISEGESYAANVELNSVIVGGTVSQVIQSNHPQFQAGDFVLSGNGWQTYAVAKGETLRKLDPSQAPLSYSLGVLGMPGLTAYAALLDIGQPQAGETVVISAASGAVGAVAGQIAKIKGCRVIGIVGSDDKRDYLVKELGFDVGINRKTQELDAALKAAAPNGIDIYFDNTAGVILETVLQQINLGARIPLVGLISEYNATSTPPGPNLRPLLIKRALIKGFLVRDYQHRTNEFVSDVAGWLKSGQLKYKEDVVVGLENAPRAFIGLLRGENFGKLVVKVSEDPTVI; from the coding sequence ATGTCTGATTTAATTAACAAACAAATCTTGCTCAAAAGTCGCCCTGTTGGTGAACCAAAAGCAAGTGATTTTGCCTTAGTCGAAGCGCCAATTTCAGAACCCGGCGAAGGCGAAGTTCTCAGCCGCACAATTTATTTATCTCTAGACCCTTATATGCGTGGGTTAATTAGTGAGGGAGAGTCTTATGCAGCCAATGTGGAATTAAACTCCGTCATTGTGGGTGGTACAGTTAGCCAAGTCATTCAATCAAATCATCCGCAATTTCAAGCCGGGGATTTTGTTCTGAGTGGTAATGGTTGGCAAACTTATGCAGTAGCCAAAGGCGAAACATTGCGGAAACTTGATCCCAGCCAAGCACCTTTATCTTATAGTTTGGGTGTGTTGGGTATGCCTGGACTAACTGCTTACGCGGCGCTGTTGGATATTGGTCAACCCCAAGCAGGCGAAACAGTAGTGATTTCTGCTGCTTCTGGGGCTGTGGGTGCAGTTGCAGGTCAAATTGCCAAAATCAAAGGCTGTCGAGTTATTGGTATTGTTGGCAGTGATGACAAGCGAGATTATCTAGTCAAAGAACTAGGCTTTGATGTGGGGATTAATCGCAAAACCCAAGAACTTGATGCAGCATTAAAAGCCGCAGCGCCTAATGGTATTGACATTTATTTTGATAATACGGCTGGGGTGATATTAGAAACAGTGTTGCAGCAAATCAACTTAGGGGCGCGGATTCCCTTAGTCGGCTTGATTTCCGAATATAACGCCACATCCACGCCTCCTGGGCCAAACTTAAGACCTTTGTTAATCAAACGTGCGTTAATCAAAGGTTTTTTAGTGCGTGACTACCAACATCGCACCAATGAATTTGTGAGTGATGTGGCTGGTTGGTTAAAATCTGGTCAACTGAAATATAAAGAAGATGTCGTAGTTGGTTTAGAAAACGCGCCCCGTGCTTTTATTGGCTTATTGCGGGGTGAAAATTTTGGCAAGCTGGTTGTGAAAGTCAGTGAAGACCCAACGGTAATTTAG
- a CDS encoding dienelactone hydrolase family protein yields the protein MTNPGIRINRVKVPNGDLQIDAYLAEPVKEGKFPAVIVIQEIFGVNIHIREVAERLANEGYVAIAPALFQRTAPGFDAGYTPDDIQRGRAAKDQTKAQEILSDIQAAIAYLRTLPNVKGDAIGSIGFCFGGHVVYLAATLPDIKATASFYGGGIPNSTPGGGEPTITRTSEIKNPIYAFFGTEDKGIPLEQTEQVEAELQKHRIPHQIFRYSGAEHGFFCNHRASYNAEAAADAWKQVLGLFQKNLQLQPV from the coding sequence ATGACAAACCCAGGAATTCGGATTAATCGAGTTAAAGTCCCCAACGGAGATTTACAGATTGACGCTTATTTAGCGGAACCTGTCAAAGAAGGGAAATTTCCCGCCGTGATTGTGATTCAGGAAATCTTTGGAGTCAACATCCACATTCGGGAAGTTGCAGAAAGACTAGCGAATGAGGGGTATGTAGCGATCGCACCAGCATTGTTTCAACGAACTGCGCCTGGTTTTGATGCTGGTTATACCCCTGATGATATTCAGCGTGGACGCGCGGCCAAGGATCAGACAAAAGCCCAAGAGATACTGAGTGATATTCAAGCAGCGATCGCTTACTTGCGAACTCTACCAAATGTCAAAGGAGATGCGATCGGTTCTATTGGTTTCTGTTTTGGGGGTCATGTTGTTTATCTAGCAGCCACCTTACCAGATATCAAAGCCACAGCTTCCTTTTACGGTGGGGGAATTCCTAATTCTACGCCCGGTGGTGGAGAGCCGACAATTACCCGTACCTCAGAGATTAAAAACCCAATTTACGCCTTCTTTGGTACAGAAGATAAAGGTATTCCTTTAGAACAAACCGAACAAGTAGAAGCGGAATTACAAAAACACCGCATTCCCCATCAAATTTTCCGCTATTCTGGTGCAGAACATGGCTTTTTCTGCAATCATCGCGCCAGCTATAATGCCGAAGCTGCGGCTGATGCTTGGAAGCAAGTTTTAGGACTATTTCAGAAAAATTTACAATTGCAGCCAGTTTAA
- a CDS encoding ABC transporter ATP-binding protein: MPLELQNLTGGYTAEPIVQDINLTLQTGEWLSLVGANGSGKSTLLKLLSRILTPQKGIVLLDGKAIHSQPPNVVAQKLALLPQQQTVPVGLNVRQLVSLGRTPHQPWWQWELTAQDWQKVDLAIQKTQLENKCDRPVEQLSGGERQRAFLALALAQEPKVLLLDEPTTYLDINYQLQLLELLKDLNQQQELTIVTVLHELNLAARYSSRIALLKQGELWGVGTPKEVLTPQAIAQVFGVDAVIIQTPVGLQVCAISAV, from the coding sequence ATGCCTCTAGAATTACAAAATCTCACTGGTGGTTACACCGCAGAACCAATTGTTCAAGATATTAACCTCACATTGCAAACCGGAGAATGGTTAAGTTTAGTTGGTGCGAATGGTTCTGGTAAATCAACATTACTCAAATTATTAAGTCGAATTTTGACACCCCAAAAAGGAATTGTCTTACTGGATGGTAAAGCAATTCATTCTCAACCGCCGAATGTAGTAGCTCAGAAATTGGCATTATTACCACAACAACAAACTGTCCCAGTAGGATTGAATGTGCGGCAATTAGTCAGCTTAGGACGCACACCGCATCAACCTTGGTGGCAATGGGAATTAACAGCCCAAGATTGGCAAAAAGTTGATTTAGCAATTCAAAAAACCCAATTAGAAAATAAGTGCGATCGCCCAGTCGAACAACTTTCTGGTGGTGAAAGACAACGCGCCTTTTTAGCTTTAGCATTAGCGCAAGAACCCAAAGTTTTATTATTAGATGAACCAACTACTTATTTAGATATAAATTATCAACTGCAATTATTAGAATTGTTAAAAGATTTAAATCAACAACAGGAATTAACAATAGTCACAGTGTTACATGAATTAAATTTAGCAGCACGCTATAGTTCTCGGATTGCCTTATTAAAACAAGGAGAACTTTGGGGAGTTGGTACGCCCAAAGAAGTGTTAACACCCCAGGCGATCGCACAAGTTTTTGGTGTAGACGCTGTAATTATACAAACACCAGTTGGTTTACAAGTTTGTGCCATTTCTGCTGTATAA
- a CDS encoding VOC family protein, whose amino-acid sequence MRLEAVHHIQVTYQREVEEAILFFYSQVLGLSEINPPEASNSGGWYLLGNTEIHVSPEENTHNQTSRRHVCFRVNDLHGFAEHLKAYDVEILPGTPIPGFNRFFIRDPGGNRIEIAEFTKE is encoded by the coding sequence ATGCGACTTGAGGCAGTTCATCATATACAAGTAACCTATCAGCGAGAAGTTGAGGAGGCGATACTGTTTTTTTACAGTCAAGTTTTGGGATTAAGCGAAATTAACCCACCTGAAGCCAGTAATTCTGGAGGGTGGTATTTGTTGGGGAATACAGAAATTCATGTAAGTCCAGAAGAAAACACCCATAATCAAACATCTAGACGACATGTTTGTTTTCGAGTCAATGATTTGCATGGGTTCGCCGAACATTTAAAAGCCTATGATGTGGAAATTCTGCCAGGAACACCAATTCCGGGATTTAATCGCTTTTTTATCCGTGATCCTGGTGGAAACAGAATAGAAATTGCCGAATTTACCAAGGAATAA
- a CDS encoding response regulator transcription factor produces the protein MTQKILIVDDEPNIVILLEQALEALEDEGVEILTARNGEEALETIKIEKPNLVFLDVMMPKMSGLEVCQIIKHDLKMDDVYIVMLTAKGQEFDKQKGIEVGADLYLTKPFRPKEVLEKSMQVLGF, from the coding sequence ATGACGCAAAAAATTTTGATTGTTGATGATGAACCTAACATCGTAATTTTACTGGAACAAGCTTTAGAAGCTTTAGAAGATGAAGGTGTTGAAATCTTAACAGCGAGAAACGGCGAAGAAGCACTTGAAACTATCAAAATAGAGAAACCAAATCTCGTTTTTCTTGATGTGATGATGCCAAAAATGAGTGGCTTAGAAGTTTGTCAGATAATTAAGCATGACTTAAAAATGGATGATGTCTACATTGTAATGTTGACAGCAAAAGGACAAGAATTTGATAAACAAAAAGGTATAGAGGTAGGTGCTGATTTATATCTGACTAAACCTTTTCGCCCTAAAGAAGTGCTAGAAAAATCAATGCAGGTATTGGGATTTTGA
- the ssuD gene encoding FMNH2-dependent alkanesulfonate monooxygenase: MEIFWYLPTQGDERYLGTKIGRRQANYPYMQQIAQAVDKLGYGGMLIGTGQKQDTWIVAASLIPVTERLRFLVAFRPAIMSPSLAVRMAATFDQLSNGRIILNVVTGGDSKELAKDGVFLDHDQRYELTDEFLTIWRSLMQGDDVTFKGRHLQVEGAKLQFPPVQKPYPTLYFGGSSDAALQVAAKHIDVYLTWGEPPAQVAEKIAKVRQLAAEQGRTVRFGIRMHVIVRETTQKAWDAANELIKYLDDDTIASAHKRFVQSESAGQRRMAQLNNGSRQNLEISPNLWSGVGLVRGGAGTALVGDPDTVAARIQEYADLGIDTFVFSGYPHLEEAYRVAELLFPRLPLQTPQNAIPQQLPTPFNEFVTKTDLLKPQPV, encoded by the coding sequence ATGGAAATATTTTGGTATTTACCGACCCAAGGCGATGAACGATATTTAGGGACAAAAATTGGTAGACGACAAGCTAATTATCCTTATATGCAGCAAATTGCCCAAGCTGTGGATAAATTAGGCTACGGTGGGATGTTAATTGGGACGGGACAAAAGCAGGATACTTGGATTGTGGCTGCTTCTTTGATTCCAGTGACAGAACGCTTACGGTTTTTGGTGGCGTTTCGTCCAGCCATTATGTCACCTTCCCTTGCGGTGAGAATGGCGGCTACCTTTGACCAACTTTCTAACGGTCGGATTATTTTAAACGTGGTGACTGGTGGTGACTCTAAAGAATTAGCGAAAGATGGAGTTTTCTTAGACCATGACCAGCGTTATGAATTGACTGATGAATTTTTAACAATTTGGCGATCGCTTATGCAAGGTGATGACGTAACCTTCAAAGGTCGCCACCTGCAAGTTGAGGGTGCTAAATTACAATTCCCCCCAGTCCAAAAGCCTTACCCGACTTTATATTTTGGCGGTTCTTCTGATGCGGCTTTGCAAGTTGCAGCCAAACACATCGATGTTTATTTAACTTGGGGTGAACCACCAGCCCAAGTTGCCGAAAAAATTGCTAAAGTCCGCCAATTAGCAGCAGAACAAGGTAGAACAGTCCGTTTTGGCATTCGGATGCACGTTATCGTCCGGGAAACCACCCAAAAGGCTTGGGATGCAGCCAACGAACTAATCAAATATCTCGATGATGACACAATTGCATCTGCTCACAAACGCTTTGTCCAGTCAGAATCAGCAGGACAACGGCGGATGGCGCAGCTAAATAACGGTAGTCGCCAAAATTTAGAAATTAGCCCGAATTTATGGTCTGGTGTCGGGTTAGTCCGGGGTGGTGCAGGTACAGCCTTAGTCGGAGATCCAGACACAGTGGCCGCCAGAATACAGGAATATGCTGATTTGGGGATTGATACCTTTGTATTTTCCGGCTACCCCCACTTAGAAGAAGCTTATCGCGTCGCTGAGTTACTTTTCCCCCGCTTACCACTGCAAACTCCGCAAAACGCCATACCACAGCAATTACCAACACCCTTTAACGAGTTTGTCACCAAGACAGATTTACTTAAACCCCAGCCTGTGTAG
- a CDS encoding LLM class flavin-dependent oxidoreductase, protein MSTPKKQIKLGAFLSSSGHHLASWRHPNAQADGGLNLNHFKRLAQTAERGKFDMIFFADGVSVRDRGQGTEVLSRNGKLVHFEPLTLLSALSVVTERIGLTATVSTTYNEPYHLARKFASLDYLSGGRAGWNLVTSATESEALNFNREQHMEHTLRYERAREFVDVVTKLWDSWEDDAFLQDKESGIYFDPDKLHVPNHKGEHFAVRGPLNVARPIQGYPVIIQAGSSEDGKNLAAQTAEVIFTAQQTLEEAQAFYTDVKGRLAQYGRSPEHLKIMPGVFPVIGRTEQEAKDKFEQIQELIDPVVGLNLLGGMIGGFDLSAYPLDGPLPELPETNGGKSRQKLLTDLARRENLTIRQLYLSIAGARGHRQILGTPEQIADQLEDWFIHGGADGFNIMPPWLPGGLDEFVDLVIPELQRRGLFRTEYEGWTLREHLELPRPVNQFSQTQVNSQTVAVASV, encoded by the coding sequence ATGAGTACGCCAAAAAAACAAATAAAGCTGGGTGCATTTTTATCCAGTAGTGGACATCACCTAGCCTCATGGCGGCATCCCAATGCACAAGCTGACGGTGGTTTGAACTTAAACCATTTTAAACGCCTTGCCCAGACCGCAGAACGGGGCAAATTTGATATGATTTTCTTTGCTGATGGAGTATCTGTGCGCGATCGCGGTCAAGGTACAGAAGTTTTAAGCCGGAATGGGAAACTCGTCCATTTTGAACCCCTGACCCTGCTTTCAGCCTTGTCTGTAGTCACAGAACGCATTGGGTTAACCGCGACAGTCTCCACCACCTACAACGAACCCTATCACCTCGCCCGGAAGTTTGCTTCCCTCGACTATCTTAGTGGTGGTCGTGCTGGTTGGAATCTCGTCACCTCCGCCACCGAATCAGAAGCATTGAACTTCAACCGAGAACAACACATGGAACATACTCTGCGTTATGAACGCGCCCGCGAGTTTGTCGATGTTGTCACTAAACTTTGGGACAGTTGGGAAGACGATGCTTTCTTGCAAGATAAAGAATCAGGTATTTACTTCGACCCAGATAAATTACACGTTCCCAACCACAAAGGCGAACATTTTGCGGTGCGCGGCCCGTTGAATGTCGCGCGTCCCATCCAAGGATATCCAGTCATTATTCAAGCTGGTTCCTCAGAAGATGGTAAAAATCTCGCCGCCCAAACCGCAGAAGTTATCTTCACAGCCCAACAAACCCTAGAAGAAGCCCAAGCCTTCTATACTGACGTGAAAGGTAGACTCGCCCAATATGGACGTTCCCCAGAACATCTGAAAATTATGCCCGGTGTATTCCCCGTCATTGGTAGAACTGAACAAGAAGCCAAGGATAAATTCGAGCAAATTCAAGAGTTAATTGATCCTGTGGTTGGCTTGAATTTGTTGGGAGGAATGATTGGTGGATTTGATTTATCAGCCTACCCATTAGATGGGCCATTACCAGAACTTCCGGAGACAAACGGTGGTAAAAGCCGTCAAAAACTTTTGACAGACCTCGCTCGCAGAGAAAATTTAACAATTCGACAACTGTATTTATCAATAGCTGGCGCACGCGGACATCGGCAAATTCTCGGCACACCAGAACAAATTGCTGACCAATTAGAAGATTGGTTTATTCATGGTGGGGCTGATGGATTTAATATTATGCCGCCTTGGCTACCGGGAGGTTTAGATGAGTTTGTAGATTTGGTCATCCCCGAACTGCAACGCCGGGGACTATTCCGCACCGAGTATGAAGGCTGGACACTGCGTGAACATCTTGAGTTACCTCGTCCAGTTAACCAGTTTAGTCAAACGCAAGTTAATTCTCAAACTGTAGCAGTTGCTTCTGTTTGA
- a CDS encoding iron ABC transporter permease, protein MKIPLSAAVTKNRIFWAVLLISTALIMTLVLSLSQGAVLLSFSQLWEAILHQGDPTNQTIIWDLRLPRIVAAMIVGAALGMSGALLQGMLRNSLADPFILGISAGAGLIVIVMITLQFFPIAIPFAAWLGAILTSAIVIFLGRAGSGISIERLILGGVAVSSLLGAVQSTLLLLAEDGRIQVALSWLVGSLNARGWKEITTAGPYILVALLCGWLLARSVNVLALGDDLAVGLGVSLTRSRLLIGGVATLLAAGAVSISGLIGFVGLIVPHGVRLLVGTDHRFVLPLSALAGAWLLTFADLLSRLGAVELPVGSVTALLGSPLFIWLLYRRSSGLGKS, encoded by the coding sequence ATGAAAATTCCTTTATCAGCTGCTGTTACCAAAAACCGCATATTCTGGGCTGTGTTACTCATCAGTACAGCACTAATCATGACTCTAGTGCTGTCACTGTCTCAAGGTGCAGTCCTCTTGAGTTTTTCGCAATTGTGGGAGGCGATTTTGCATCAAGGCGACCCCACCAATCAAACTATTATCTGGGATTTACGGCTACCGCGAATTGTGGCTGCGATGATTGTGGGTGCAGCTTTGGGAATGTCTGGCGCACTACTGCAAGGAATGTTACGCAACAGCCTAGCTGACCCTTTTATTTTAGGGATTTCCGCAGGTGCAGGATTGATTGTGATTGTGATGATCACTTTGCAATTTTTCCCCATTGCTATTCCCTTTGCGGCGTGGCTGGGTGCAATTTTGACCTCAGCCATAGTGATTTTTTTGGGTCGCGCTGGTTCAGGAATTTCCATTGAACGGCTGATTTTGGGAGGGGTCGCGGTCAGTTCTTTATTGGGTGCGGTGCAGAGTACATTATTATTACTTGCTGAAGATGGTCGCATTCAAGTGGCGTTGAGTTGGTTGGTGGGTAGCTTGAATGCTAGGGGATGGAAAGAAATTACGACAGCAGGGCCTTATATTCTGGTGGCGCTGCTGTGCGGATGGTTGCTGGCGCGGTCTGTGAATGTGCTGGCTTTGGGTGATGATTTGGCTGTGGGTTTGGGAGTATCATTAACGCGATCGCGTTTATTAATTGGTGGTGTTGCAACTTTACTCGCCGCAGGTGCAGTTAGCATTAGTGGTTTGATTGGCTTTGTTGGTTTGATAGTACCCCACGGAGTCCGCTTGCTAGTGGGTACAGACCACCGTTTTGTTTTACCACTGTCAGCACTGGCGGGTGCATGGTTACTCACCTTTGCAGATTTACTCTCTAGACTAGGCGCAGTCGAATTACCAGTAGGTTCTGTGACTGCTTTATTAGGTTCACCTTTATTTATTTGGTTGCTATATCGTCGTTCTTCTGGATTAGGCAAATCGTAA
- a CDS encoding tetratricopeptide repeat protein gives MKFVGRDEELQNLHQLLQENNQVAIAAILGMGGLGKTELALQYAMTQRENYKGGLCWLQAKVEDFGVQVVRFARTQLDLKPPEEFDLSTQVQYCWRNWREGNVLLVVDDVTDYQQIRPYLQGASSRFKVLMTTRKKLGAAIKQLPLDVLQPDAALELLRSLLAETPGRIERELDVANQLCEWLGYLPLGLELVGRYLARKQDLSISKMMGRLKEKEKPLEQPALVNPEADMTAQLGVQAAFELSWQELAEDDKLLGCVLSLFAAAPIPWKLVEQCLTEKDEDELEEIRDDKLLNLHLLQRKGEGIYQLHPLLREFFQSKFTSLEQVEEFKRSFCQVMVAVAKEIPETPTLEEINAVSLATPHIAEVANNLIQYVSDEDVICPFVGLGYFYQGQGLYTQAEPWNQQCLSTAQNRLGDNHPDVATSLNNLAELYRTQGKYDQAEPLYLQALELRQSLLGDNHPDVAASLNNLAALYNYQGKYDQAEPLYLQAFKLRQRLLGDNHLDVAASLNNLAELYKSQGKYDQAEPLYLQAFKLRQRLLGDNHLDVAESLNNLAGLYKSQGKYDQAEPLHLQALELRQRLLGDHHPSVALSLNNLAALYKSQGKYDQAEPLYLQALELYKRLLGDNHPSVATSLNNLALLYYSQGKYDQAEPLYLQALELDKRLLGDNHPNIATSLNNLAALYYSQEKYDQAELLYLQALELHKRLLGENHPNVAMSLNNLANLYNYQGKYDEAEPLYLQALELDKRLLGENHPNVATSLHNLAALYYSQGRYDEAEPLYLQALNILERSLGGNHPNTVRVRENLAILRDHL, from the coding sequence GTGAAATTTGTGGGACGTGATGAAGAACTGCAAAACCTCCACCAACTATTGCAGGAAAATAACCAAGTAGCCATTGCAGCTATTTTAGGAATGGGTGGACTGGGTAAAACAGAACTCGCCTTGCAATATGCCATGACTCAGCGCGAAAACTACAAAGGTGGACTGTGCTGGTTACAGGCGAAAGTCGAGGATTTTGGCGTTCAAGTGGTGCGGTTTGCCAGAACTCAGCTTGATTTAAAGCCACCAGAAGAATTTGATTTATCTACACAAGTACAATACTGCTGGCGGAACTGGCGTGAGGGTAATGTGCTGCTGGTGGTGGATGATGTTACAGATTACCAGCAAATCAGACCTTACCTACAGGGCGCATCTTCCCGATTTAAAGTGTTGATGACTACCCGCAAAAAGTTGGGTGCAGCCATCAAGCAATTACCTTTAGATGTATTACAACCAGATGCAGCATTGGAGTTGTTACGGTCTTTGCTGGCAGAAACACCAGGGCGAATTGAGAGAGAATTAGATGTAGCAAATCAATTGTGCGAATGGCTGGGGTATTTGCCTTTGGGTTTAGAGTTGGTGGGGCGATATCTGGCGCGGAAGCAGGATTTGTCTATATCGAAAATGATGGGGCGATTAAAGGAAAAGGAAAAGCCACTAGAACAACCTGCACTTGTGAACCCAGAAGCCGATATGACAGCACAATTGGGAGTGCAAGCCGCCTTTGAGTTGAGTTGGCAGGAATTAGCAGAGGATGATAAGTTATTAGGCTGTGTACTCAGTTTATTTGCAGCCGCCCCCATACCCTGGAAATTAGTAGAACAGTGCTTAACAGAAAAAGATGAGGATGAGTTAGAGGAAATTCGGGATGATAAATTATTGAATCTGCATCTACTCCAGCGCAAAGGTGAGGGAATCTATCAACTACATCCCCTACTGCGGGAATTTTTCCAATCTAAGTTTACAAGTTTAGAGCAGGTAGAGGAATTTAAGCGATCGTTTTGTCAGGTAATGGTAGCAGTTGCTAAAGAAATTCCTGAGACTCCTACCCTTGAAGAAATTAACGCTGTTTCCCTCGCCACACCACACATAGCTGAAGTAGCAAACAATCTCATTCAATACGTCAGTGATGAAGATGTAATCTGCCCTTTCGTCGGCTTAGGTTATTTCTATCAAGGACAAGGGTTATATACCCAAGCCGAACCTTGGAATCAGCAGTGTTTATCAACAGCACAAAACCGCTTGGGAGACAATCATCCCGATGTCGCCACCAGCCTCAACAATTTGGCTGAACTCTACCGCACCCAAGGAAAGTACGACCAAGCCGAACCCCTGTATCTCCAAGCTTTAGAACTCAGACAAAGCCTGCTGGGAGACAATCATCCTGATGTCGCCGCCAGCCTCAACAACTTGGCAGCACTCTACAATTACCAAGGAAAGTACGACCAAGCTGAACCCCTGTATCTCCAAGCTTTTAAACTCAGACAACGCCTGTTGGGAGACAATCATCTCGATGTCGCCGCCAGCCTCAACAACTTGGCAGAACTCTACAAATCCCAAGGAAAGTACGACCAAGCTGAACCCCTGTATCTCCAAGCTTTTAAACTCAGACAACGCCTGTTGGGAGACAATCATCTCGATGTCGCCGAAAGCCTCAACAACTTGGCAGGACTCTACAAATCCCAAGGAAAGTACGACCAAGCCGAACCCCTGCATCTCCAAGCTTTAGAACTCAGACAACGCCTGCTGGGAGACCATCATCCGTCAGTCGCCCTAAGCCTCAACAATTTGGCAGCACTCTACAAATCCCAAGGAAAGTACGACCAAGCCGAACCCCTGTATCTTCAAGCTTTAGAACTCTATAAACGCCTGCTGGGAGACAATCATCCCTCAGTCGCCACCAGCCTCAACAACTTGGCATTACTCTACTATTCCCAAGGAAAGTACGACCAAGCCGAACCCCTGTATCTCCAAGCTTTAGAACTCGATAAACGCCTGCTGGGAGACAATCATCCCAATATCGCCACCAGCCTCAACAACTTGGCAGCACTCTACTATTCCCAAGAAAAGTATGACCAAGCCGAACTTCTGTATCTCCAAGCTTTAGAACTCCATAAACGCCTGCTGGGAGAGAATCATCCCAATGTCGCTATGAGTCTCAACAACTTGGCAAATCTCTACAATTACCAAGGAAAGTACGACGAAGCCGAACCTCTGTATCTCCAAGCTTTAGAACTCGATAAACGCCTGCTGGGAGAGAATCATCCCAATGTCGCCACCAGCCTCCACAACTTGGCAGCACTCTACTATTCCCAAGGACGGTATGACGAAGCCGAACCCCTGTATCTCCAAGCTTTGAATATTTTGGAGCGAAGTTTAGGAGGGAATCATCCTAATACTGTGAGAGTGCGTGAGAATTTAGCAATTTTACGCGATCATCTCTAA